GTCAATTTGATATGCATGAACCTTCATTGTTATCACGCAGTTCGGCTTTTAGAGAGTTGAAGAAATATCGGAGAGATTTCTCTAGCTGGTGTGAAGAATGCAAAcgaaagaagaaggagaaagagCGGTTGCTAGTTATGGCCACCCAACAGGTAACACTGATTGACAATAAACACCTTAGAGATTGAAGGGTCATCTAAGATTAATGTTATTGTTGATGTTGCAGGAATTAATGAAGAGGGAAATGCAATCGGCCTCGTGAAGTTGCACATGCAGATCATATTGTATAGTTGATTCTCACCTCTGAGCTTCTTTTACTGTCTCTAAGTTATGGATTATCTTGTTGAGAGAGTAATAGGCATCCATTTCATAGGGTTACATGAACCAAAGAGGAAAATAGTTATAGTTTAATAGGAGAGGTTCATTTCGAGAGCTCACTGTTTCTTATAAAAGGAGCCCAATTTATACAATGAAATTTCCAAGAGTGAATACTTTTATCAGTTTTTACAAAGACATCTCAAAGGTTTACAACCTTTGCTTTTGCTTCTGTCACTGTGTTACAACTTACTTGCAAAGGTTTCGTAAGGTTGTGAAGGCTTCACAATGATTTCAAGCCATTAGATTTACATtacttttctaatttaaataatgaacgtctaaattttaaatatattggtcgccataataaatcattttattatgatttcgtaatgtaattttatttaataattcactattttaatgttacttttaatattgagaaaacatataataaacaCTAAGAatagatatttaatataaaattatataatcttaCTATTCAATTACACTTtcaattactttaatatttaaacctaataataataataataatatacgctttcactaaattttaaaagtttattataatgttaaagaatagatgaataaactcaaaaaaaattatgaaagaatCAAAGTTTTGGAATCCAGTTTTAGAATTCCTTAAAaccataataaaattttattaacgaaatttttaaatataatttatcttaatattataaaatcacacaattctataaaataaagatttaatattaacaaaatgtaaaacttggtaaaaataagaatataacacaattttaattagtaaaaaatgatatttgtcaccataaaaatatataaaataataaaataaaatagtttaagaaGCAAATATTTTATTGCCACACATTTTGCaaaatttagattatttatttaatcctttatattgcattatatattattaatgtgtcATACacattacattaatttttgttttcagtttttttaaattgaaaaaattatgtatgatgTGGTTCataggaaattaaaaaaaatcattgaaagatataatatactttttaagaaaattaatatatattttttaaaatatattatgctttgtccataataaatattttaaaaatgcaaacacagacAAATAGTGTCTATTTGctagtatatataaaaattttactttatggttttcacattttattttccaattttattctttaaatatatttttatagtcaaataaatattttgccacttttatcttttaaatgacaatttttttcaaaatttaaacattttgaattacttataaaataaaaacactataataaaattataaagatatttatatataattttataattatgataataataataataatactaaatttattttttttactatcataaaaaatgtgaaaacatATGCATGTATATGTTTTCACTACTATCTATCAATATTTATATCTatctttctatatttataaagaaatttccCTTTTTGAgaccatatttatttttcaattattttatttaataatttttataaatttaaataattattttaccaacTTTACTTTTTAAGCTTTGGtttcttgatattttaattgtttttttatttgatattttttaaacttaacattttttaattgaaaaattacctacaaaataaataagattatttataataaaattataaataatattaatattaaattttatagatataataataacattaacaatagttttattatttttcattatcataaaatattaaaaaaaaggtagaCACAATTACACGTAAGATGTGAccatatataaagaaaatacacctatttaattttttcttttgtttttctaattttacgCTTTTACTTACtactttctaaatttaaataattattcataataaaaaaaatatttttagttttatcattttagtaactactttttaaattcaaataattactgattataaaaaagtaatatatatatatatatatatatatatatatatatatatatatatattgtgatttatatatatatatatatatatatattattttatataatttctctatatacaaataaaaagataaacataTTCAGAACAAAAAGACAATCCAAATAGGTGGATTGtatatagaaaataacaaaaaaaaaattgttaataagtACAAGTCATTTTCTTCTACCAACCTTTTgcaaatcttttatttttatatatatgcatCACCAATTCCATGATTTTCTCACTGAAAACAGCATCATGTCGCAGAACCAGAACAATGTCCCACAGCAACCTCTACCCTCCAGTGGACATGTGACAGCGAGAGTGGTAAATTTGAATTCCGATAGGCTCTGCATAAGCCCCAAGCGAGATCACAAGTCTGAAAACTATGAGGACCTTCAAATGGAGTTCAATCCTCACGTCTTCAGCTCACTGGAGCAGTATTTGCCTCCTCACGTCCTCAACCTCTCACGTGAGGTTAAGGTTCGGTATATGAGGAACATTCTGCTTCGCTATTTCCCCGAGAATGACCGCAATCGGGTGGGTGTCACTGTCACCATAACAATAATAATGCCCCCACATACGGTGCCCTTTATgttttttcaatcaaaatttcatttttattttgccCTCGATCCAAGGTCTCGTTTGTTTGTGTTGCCTTATTGGTGCCTGACCCGCTTTGATGTTTTGTTTCAGAaagctttgtttttttttcctacttGGAAATCGGGAGAGTAGGAATTTAGGTTGTGTTTAGTTTTGCTTGCATGATTGTTGACAAACAATTTAGATGATTCTGTACTTTAGACTGCTTAGATACATGATTTGAAGAAGGCTGTGTCTGTTTAATCAACAAGTTGGTCTTTCTTGTTATGGTTCCAAATCATTCTTGTATTAGTCTTGAATCGATAGTTCTTAGAATAATGccattcttatattttattggcGTGCTGTCTTGCTTGTTGGAACTGGCAGTACTCCCCTGTGCCTGTTTTGAAAGTGATACATCTGCTATGCATGTTAACTGGTTTTGCAGAAGCTTAACTTTTTCTAGTCTGGAAGTCTAAATAATATGGATTTCTGTCCGCAGTTGTGTTAGAAGATATCATGAAATGTGCTATTTGGTTTCTGGTATTAAAAATTTACTAGTTAGCGTAAAAAGGTGATGATAGGTGAGCATAgtatttgtatgttttgtttatatcGAATTATTCTTGGTATGGCAGAGGAGAGgtgtttcttttgttctttggtgttatttttttctctggCTTGGTTTTATCGTTCACTCtttgattttttgttattttatgttgGACTGAACAGATTCAAAAGCTGAGGGAGTACAGGCTGAAGATCATATTAAATTATCCAGTAAGTTTTCAATGGATATGAAAATGGCTGTTTTGCTCATTGgtgaattgaatatttttatggtTTCCTTTTATGATTCTTTCTAAAATTGTGGGAGATGGTGCTgatgaaataatttatactacACTTTTAACAGGAGAGATATTTTATTTGGTACTTGTCTGTGAGAATTTTGAATGAGCAGCACATGTTTCCATTAGAAATTTCTCCACGATAATATTTATACTTTCTCGTTTCTGTATGTAGCATGATTTTCCAATATTGCTCGATCTTACTGGTTATTGACTTTTCTTATAGCCACTACATAGGGAGATATATACTATGGATGCTGAGAACTTTTTCACACCATCATTTCTCAGagcaattaaagaaaacacTGAAGCAAGTTTTAGAAGTATAATGGCTGAACCTAGTACAGGAATTTATACATTTGAAATGCTTCAACcccaattttgtaaaaaactgATGTCTGAGGTATCacatttctttccttttcatgctatataattttattttatgttagtgTTTCATGTTCTTATCAAGTTCTGATTAATTAGGTGGATAGTTTTGAAAGATGGGTTCGTGGTACCAAACTCAGAATCATGCGCCCTAGTGCTATGAATAAACATGGTGTTGTTCTTGAAGATTTTGGGCTGGAAACCATGCTTGACAGATTTATGAGTGATATCATACATCCCATATCACGaggttttttttgtttatttttcttaacgagaattaattagaaaatgatGACTGAGATGAGGAAACTGATATAATGACTTGAATTCACTTTTTCAATTTGAACgtttttttgtagttttctaCAGTGAATTTGGTGGATCCTCACTGGACTCTCACCACggttttgttgttgaatatggAATCAGTAAAGACGTTGAACTTGGTAGGTTTCTCCAACTTGTTGAATTTGGTTGCTGCTTTGTAGATACAATctgtaataattttttgaacCTAAACGGAGTTTAATGTTTCAAGCATGTCTGTATATCTTTTTATGTTATTCTACTCTAATCATACACATGATGGAATATGCCTTTATTTACCTGGCATCTTACagattttgattcttttatgACTTATAACTAAAGGATATGGAGAAAAAGTGCATTAGATTTTTCAGATTGTATCAAATACTGAGATATTTAGTTTTGTTACCTTGTTAGCCTCAATGCCTTATGTTCTTGTTTTGTCTAATAATTTCTATGGTGTGAAGATACCTTGTCTTTTTTGGGGGTTGGAGGTGGAGTGGGAGGGTAAA
This genomic interval from Vigna radiata var. radiata cultivar VC1973A chromosome 8, Vradiata_ver6, whole genome shotgun sequence contains the following:
- the LOC106771356 gene encoding uncharacterized PKHD-type hydroxylase At1g22950 isoform X1, with amino-acid sequence MHHQFHDFLTENSIMSQNQNNVPQQPLPSSGHVTARVVNLNSDRLCISPKRDHKSENYEDLQMEFNPHVFSSLEQYLPPHVLNLSREVKVRYMRNILLRYFPENDRNRIQKLREYRLKIILNYPPLHREIYTMDAENFFTPSFLRAIKENTEASFRSIMAEPSTGIYTFEMLQPQFCKKLMSEVDSFERWVRGTKLRIMRPSAMNKHGVVLEDFGLETMLDRFMSDIIHPISRVFYSEFGGSSLDSHHGFVVEYGISKDVELGLHVDDAEVSLNVCLGKEFSGGEVFFQGVRCEEHVLSIAQPGEIFNYSHVPGQAILHPGRQRHGARPTTSGNRMNLIIWCRSSTFRELKKYQRDFTSWCGECKRKKKERARLSLMVSQQELLKREI
- the LOC106771356 gene encoding uncharacterized PKHD-type hydroxylase At1g22950 isoform X2, with translation MHHQFHDFLTENSIMSQNQNNVPQQPLPSSGHVTARVVNLNSDRLCISPKRDHKSENYEDLQMEFNPHVFSSLEQYLPPHVLNLSREVKVRYMRNILLRYFPENDRNRIQKLREYRLKIILNYPVDSFERWVRGTKLRIMRPSAMNKHGVVLEDFGLETMLDRFMSDIIHPISRVFYSEFGGSSLDSHHGFVVEYGISKDVELGLHVDDAEVSLNVCLGKEFSGGEVFFQGVRCEEHVLSIAQPGEIFNYSHVPGQAILHPGRQRHGARPTTSGNRMNLIIWCRSSTFRELKKYQRDFTSWCGECKRKKKERARLSLMVSQQELLKREI